The DNA sequence TACATGGGTTCTGCCAACCTTCCCATTTTTCCGATCTGGTAATCGTCCAGTTCGGCAAGTTCAGATAAGGAGTTCTCTTTAAAAAATGCTGCTGTGACTCTTTTCGTCGTTGCCTCCTCAGCTAGTGCTTTCACGCCATTTTCACAGTACTCACCCAGTGCCGAGCGTTCATCATCGGGATCGGGCCAAGCGCAGCTTGGACAGTCAAAACCATCTGTTTGGTTCATCTTGAATAGCGCTCGAGTACCACGAACCAATGTTTTCTCTTCTATTAAATCACTAAAAGCAGCTATGACGGCAATGGGGCCTGCTGCCGAATTTTTAATTGGCGCTACCGTCATGTCGGAAAGACGGTAAGGGTTTTCGGCATTCGGCTTATTGTTGCTTTCAGTTATATACTCTTTATTTTCAAAATCCTCTTTCATAATATTATAGTCATTTAGGATATCTCAACACTTTACATTAGGGTTTGGAAAGTTGTCACTCTGATCTTCTACGGTGTTGTCGATACAAGCGAAATCTTTTTCTACTAAAAGCTTTACTAAGCCTACCTGCCCTTCAAAACCCACTCGATCTGTTGTGACAAATTCATGAACCATCGTTGCTGGCATGAAAAGAATGATCTTATTGGCAACAAAAGTAGCTGACAATGTTGTGACCGCCGACGTTTCGATCGAATAAACAAAAGGCTGGTCGATAAATTCGGTAAAGCCAGATACCCTACCTTTGGATCCCAAGTCGGTAACTTCTGACTGGGTAAGGCGCAGTCTTACGGAATTGTCTTTAATTCTTATCTTCATTTTACTTTGTGTTTTTTAGCACAGATACATGAATTTCTCTTTCCTACTTTCTCTTTACACCATGGCAACATCGAGATGATGATGACTACTTTTGGTGTAAATATTACATCTATTGTCTTTTAAAAAACCAATTAACGTCATATCGAAGTCTTCTGCTAACTCGACTGCCAGACTGGAAGGAGCACCGATGGCCGCTACAATAGCAATTCCGGCCATTGCAGCCTTTTGTATTAGTTCAAAACTCGCCCTTCCGCTCAATAACAAAATGTTGCTGTCTAGAGGCAACAAATTGGCTGATAAGGCATATCCGATCAACTTGTCTAAAGCATTGTGCCTTCCTACATCTTCGCGTAATGCCAACAGATCTCCGCGAAGGTTAAAAAGTCCAGAAGCATGAATGCCCCCTGTTGCGCTAAAGTTATTTTGGAACGATCTTAATCTGTTCGGTAATTGATATAATGTTTCCGTATCTATTCGTATCTCCTCCTTAACATGATCCTTGAATGTGCTTACTGTTCGTATGGATTGTATAGATCCCTTTCCGCATACCCCACAACTGGAAGTCGTATAAAAGTTTCGATCGGTATGCGTTAGCTCAGGAATAAATCCGTTAGTAAGTCTGACTATTATGACATTCTCCTGATTGCGTGAACAAGCTGCATCTATGCCAGTTACGCTTTCAATCTGCTGGTAATTGGAAATAATTCCTTCGGTAAAAAGAAATCCCATAGCAAGCTCTGGATCGTTGCCCGGTGTACGCATCGTAACGGAGATATTTTTACTTTCGCGTATGGTTGCATGGCCAAATGAAACCCTTATTTCTAATGGTTCCTCGACGGAAACTTCGTCTGCAAGATGCAAGCTTTTATTATCATTTATCCTGATAATTTCAACCTTCTTTACTGCGATATTTTCCAAATTTTCGGTTTTCATCTTAAAAACAACTTCATTTTTATTGTATAACCTTTTTACTCAAGCTGTTGTTTCGCACTGCGCTTATAAATGAAAGAAATATATGCTCTATTTAGAGATTAATGTGTTTATAATTGCGCATAATTAAATCATTACAATAATACTAAATAATTTATTGGGTAATTGTTTTTTCTTGAAAGAAATAATGCGGTCTGGTCGTATCCGTAATAAAAAGCATCGATTTTAAAACAAGCACTTTTTCCATTAAATGAATAAACCTTTTGTGTCGATAAATCCGAATTGTCAAATTATTGTCGGAAAATCATTTTTCCATCAAAATTATTTTGATAGTGTACTTTTTACACTATCTTTGTGTCATCATAATTTAGGTTTATAATTGGTTAGTAAAGGTTTTCATTCTCCCCGTTTGAAAACCTTTTTTTATGCCTTCGAATCAACGTTTTATTTGAATCAAGTTTTTCTATTAAATCGTTGAAAACTCCTTTTCAAATGTGTTTTAAGTGATTACATTAATCATTTAAGATGTTTAGAGTCCTGATTCATAGTTTTATCAAATATAGTATAGTGAGATATCACAACAAGGATTGATGTTGAGTTAACTAATGTTTTATAAATTCATATTGCCAATAGACTAGACATTTTCTTGCTCAGAAGCATAATTACTACTAAGTATGCACCAACACGATGTCGACATGTAGTATGTGGCTAGCGGACATAATTTTAAATTGTGCTAAGCAAGACACATTTATAGGGGTTATGGAAAATTTCCACCAGTCTAACGTGGAAGAATTTTTGAAATTATATTTTCTATTACCGATTTGTTCTTTAGTATTTTGTGATGTCCCGAGTTTTCTATTGTCCATATATCTTTATTTTCATTTATTTTCCACCTGTATGCTAAATCGATGGATTCATCGTAGACCATCTTTTCATCAGCTCTATCATGAATAAGTATTATTTGTTGAACATTAGTTGGTCTATCATTATTTATTAGGCTATTTGTTTTAAAATCAATTTTATAAGTTTTTTTTATCTTTTCTTCCAAAGCTGTTTTGTCTTTCTTAGAACACCCCATTGTTCCTGCAAAATTATCCAAGATCTTCGTCAAATTAGAAGGGGCAGCAATAAGAAAAAAGCAACTTATTTTTATTTTTGGTACTTCCAGAATCGCTAAAGCTGCGGCTGATGCACCTATCGAATGTCCAATTACAACAATCTCCTTTTGACCTTGAATCTCTTGAAGGCAGTGTTTTACTATTTCTTTAAATTTGAGTATATTGGTGAATTTGCCTGGTGAACTACCGTGTGCAGGGGCGTCAAAACCTATTATGCTAATATCCTCTCTAAATATAGGTTGAAAAAAATGCTTAAAATCCTGAAATTTGCTTCCCCATCCATGTGCAAATATGATCAGTATGTCCGAGTATCCTTTCTGATATAAAGTGAATTCAAGATTATCGTTGATTTTATAATCTAATACTTCGAAACCATAGCTAGAATTTATCTTTAAAGTTTTCCTTTTGGGAGGCCTGTTGAATAATCGTAAGAGGATGTGTAGGTACGCTTTTTCGTTGAAAAAGCGAACAACTCTTAAAGCTATTCTAATAGTTTTTAAATAATACATAATAATAATTTTCGTTTAATTGCGCTAAGGACGAATTAATCTTATAAAATATAGATGAGATTAGTTTTAACAAAAAATTTTGTCGACCGTGTTCAAATAAATATTAAATAATAACTATGTAAACACTTTGTTTTCACCAATAATTAAATATATTTAATTATTTATAAATTAAAAAATTATTAAAATATAAATAAGATTATATTAATAATTATCGGACTGTTGTGAACGATTAGGAAATAATCAATTTACGGTGACGGCTAAATAAACTTAGCTCAATCGTTTAAATTCACTTTCTCAATTACGCCACAAAGATTTAAAAGCACCAAAGCATATATTTAAATATTTTTCAGCCATAGAGTCGCTCTTATGATATCTATTGTTAATACTATTTTTTATAGTTTTAATGCTAATATAATTAGTTTTATGTATTTTTGATTTAAGGGATTGATATGATTAACGTCGGTCTCTTATTATGTAAAACTATACCCATGGCAGACGATCGGATTAAAGAGAAGTTGGAAATTTTAGCAGATGCTGCGAAATACGATGTGAGTTGTAGTTCCAGCGGAAGCGATCGAAAGAATAAGAAAGGTGGCCTCGGAAACACGGGGGCAGGAATCTGTCATACTTATACGGAGGATGGTCGATGTGTCTCTTTACTTAAGATTTTGCTAACCAATCATTGTATTTTCGATTGTGCATATTGTGTTTCGCGAAGGAGCAACGATATTAAGCGGGCAGCTTTTACGGTACAGGAAGTCGTTGATCTGACCATCAACTTTTATAGGAGAAATTACATAGAAGGGCTTTTCCTGAGTTCCGGCATTTTTAAAAATGCCGATTATACGATGGAACGATTGGTGTTGATTGCCAAAAAACTACGGCAAGAGCATAATTTCAATGGGTATATTCACCTTAAAACTATTCCAGGAGCCTCTGACGATTTACTCAATGAAGCCGGATTGTATGCCGACCGTTTGAGTGTGA is a window from the Sphingobacterium sp. lm-10 genome containing:
- the fdhD gene encoding formate dehydrogenase accessory sulfurtransferase FdhD; the encoded protein is MKTENLENIAVKKVEIIRINDNKSLHLADEVSVEEPLEIRVSFGHATIRESKNISVTMRTPGNDPELAMGFLFTEGIISNYQQIESVTGIDAACSRNQENVIIVRLTNGFIPELTHTDRNFYTTSSCGVCGKGSIQSIRTVSTFKDHVKEEIRIDTETLYQLPNRLRSFQNNFSATGGIHASGLFNLRGDLLALREDVGRHNALDKLIGYALSANLLPLDSNILLLSGRASFELIQKAAMAGIAIVAAIGAPSSLAVELAEDFDMTLIGFLKDNRCNIYTKSSHHHLDVAMV
- a CDS encoding alpha/beta hydrolase, with the translated sequence MYYLKTIRIALRVVRFFNEKAYLHILLRLFNRPPKRKTLKINSSYGFEVLDYKINDNLEFTLYQKGYSDILIIFAHGWGSKFQDFKHFFQPIFREDISIIGFDAPAHGSSPGKFTNILKFKEIVKHCLQEIQGQKEIVVIGHSIGASAAALAILEVPKIKISCFFLIAAPSNLTKILDNFAGTMGCSKKDKTALEEKIKKTYKIDFKTNSLINNDRPTNVQQIILIHDRADEKMVYDESIDLAYRWKINENKDIWTIENSGHHKILKNKSVIENIISKILPR